GGTTGTTCTGCGCGGCCCTGCGACAGGGGACACGACAGGAGATCGCCGCCGTCGGCTCGCGGAGCTTGGAACGCGCGAAGGCGTTCGCCGATGAGTTCGGCGCCGCCTCGGCGTACGGCTCCTACGCGGAACTGGTGAACGATCCGCGGGTCGACATCGTCTACGTGGCGTCGCCGCATTCGGAACACCACGCGCAGGCCCGCCTCGCGCTGGAGGCGGGCAAGCCGGTACTGGTCGAGAAGGCGTTCACCCGCAACGCGGCCGAAGCCGAGGACCTGGTCGAGCTGGCAAAGGCGAAGCAGCTGTTGCTGGTGGAGGCGATGTGGGCCCGGTTCCTGCCGCACTACGACGTGATCGGGCAGGCGCTGGCGGACGGGCTGATCGGTGAGGTCACCACGGTTTTCGCCGATCACGGCCAGCCGCTGTACCCCGACGGTCCGGCGCGGCTGGCGAGCCCGGACCTGGCCGGTGGCGCCCTGCTCGACCTCGGCGTCTACCCGGTGTCGTTCGCGGAGTTCGCGCTGGGACCGTTCACCTCGGTCACGGCGGTCGGCGCACTGACCGAGCTCGGTGTCGACACCCAGGAGGCCATCACCGTCACGAACGCCGCCGGCGCGCACGGTGTCCTGCACGCCTCGATGCTGGGCGCGACCCCTGGCACGGCGTCGATCTGCGGCACCGGCGGCCGCCTGGACATCGGCGGCCCGTTCTACGGCCCGACCTGGGTCCGGCTGCACGACCGGTACGGCAAGCTGGTCGACGAGCACGCGCAGGTGGCGGACGCGGGGCACGGGGGCCTGCGCTACCAGGCCGCCGAGGCGGCGCGCTGCCTGGCGGCCGGGCGAACCGAGTCGGAGATCTTCCCGCTGGACGCCACGGTCCGGGTCATGGCGGCGATGGACGAGATCCGCGCGCAGCTCGGGGTCCGCTACCCGGGCGAATGAGCCGGTTGCCGTATTGAGGCCCAGTCGACCAGGAGGACCCGGTGAGTTACGACCTCGCCGTTTGGCACGAGCCCGCGGGAATCGCGGCGGACCAAGCGGCACGCAAGTACACCCGGCTCATCACCGAGGAGCCCGGGACCGACCCGACGCATCCGCGGGTCGCGGCGTTCTATCGGGAGCTGACAGCCCGATACCCGGAGCTGGACGGCCTGCCGGACGACGACAGTTCGCCCTGGTCCGTCCGGCTGACCGTGACGAGTGCCGCCGTGGTCATGTGCCTGGTCTGGTCCCGCGCCGACGAGGTCGGCCCCCAGGTGCGGAGCTTGGCTGACCGGCACGGCCTGGTGGTCTTCGACCCGCAGAACGAATCGGTGCACCACCCGGAGGCCATGCGGACAAAGCCGACTTTGGTCCTGTCGACCTGCGGCGGTTCCCAGGCGGACAACCCGGATCCGGAGACGATCAAGCGGACCCTGCGCACCCTGTCCCTCGGCAACTGGTTCGCTGTCCTCGAACGCGGCGACACCTACGTCCAGGTCGGCTTCGGTGAAAACGCCGGAACGCGTCCCGGCTGGTATGCGCTCGAACGTCGCGATGGCTCTGCGGACAAGCATTTCCGTGCCGAGGTGGCCGACCTCGACGAGATCATCGCCGCCTTCACCGGGTTCGCCGGTCACGACGGGGCCTGGCCGCAACGCTTCTCGTGGCGGAAGGTCGTTCTCTAGTGGACTCTCGGCCGGTTCCTACTCGCGGGCATTGGTGCGATAGGCGGCAAAGCCGAGCACCAGCCCGGCGATCGCGACGGTGGCCGCGAGCGTCGCGGTCGCGGGCGCCATGCCCCAGCCGCTGACGGCGTAGCCGGTGGCCACGGTGAGGAGGGCGGCCGGGAGGTAGGCGCTGATGTTGAGCGCGGCGTTGGCCTCCGCGCGCCGGTGGCTTTCGACGTGCTGGGCGATCAGCCGGAGGCCGCCCAGTTGGCCGAGGCCCTGGCCCGCTCCGGCGAGCACGGCCGAAGCGACGAACAGCGCGGGACTCCTGGTGACCAGCGTGAGGACCACCGCGCTCATCGCCAGCACGGTGCTGACGGTCCCCAGCGCGAACAGGCGGTGCACGGCAAGCCGGGTGAGGGCGAGTTGTGATCCCGTGGCCGCCAGGAACATCAAGCACGCCGCGCCACCGGCCAGCAGGGGTGAGGTGTTCCCGGCCACCAGCACCAGCAGGGACGGGCCGAGCGACAACACGAACGACGTCGCCGTCAGACCGGGGCCGAAAACCGCGGCACCACTGGAAATCCGCACCCGGTCGGGCGCGGGCACGTGCGGGAGTCGCGGCCAGGGAAAACCGTGGCCCGCCGGACGGGGGAGTGGCAGGCCGGCGTACCCGGCCAGGGCGAGCACCAGCAACGCGATGTTCACCGAGAACACCCACTCCACCGGCCGGTCGGTGACCTCGTACACGAGTCCGCCCAGCAGCGGCCCCAGTCCGGCGCCGAAGACCATCGCGATCGACGCCAGCATCGACGTCGTCTGGCGGCGGTGTTCCCCGCCGAGATCCACCACGGCGGCCATGCCCGCCGAGACCACGATGCCGACCGAAACCCCGACGAGGAACCGGGCCACGATCAGCGCCGCGACGCTGTCCGCGGTCATGAACAACACCGCCGAGACCAACGCGACCAGGATGCCCGGCACGACCACCCGCTTGCGGCCGTACCGATCCGCGGCGCGCCCCGCGACGAGCAGTGTCAGCACCAGTCCCGCGATGTAGACGGCGAACACCACCGTCAGCGTGCCCGGCGAGTAGCCGAGTTCGTGTTGCCAGTACGCGTAAAGCGGGGTCGGCGAGTTCGACAGGGCGAAGACCGCGGTCACCGCCCAGGCCGCGCTGATCGCCTGCCATCGCGAACCACTTCGCGATGGTGCGGGGTGCGTGGTCGTCACCGTCGGCACCGTTGTCACCACTGCCTCCTTGTACGAGAAAATTCGTACTGCGAAGGTAGCAGTACGTAAATTCTCGTACAAGGTGCTAGGCTGAGCGCATGGTCACCGAGACGCAGAGACCGCCGCTCCTGCCGGAGCCGGCTGCCGACGAGCTGCGCCTCGAGGTGGTGATGGGCGCGCTGGCCGATCCGCTTCGGATGACCGTGGCGCGCAAGCTGCTGCTGGACTCCGACGAGTTCGACCACCCGTGTGGCTGGTTCGGGTTCGACCGCCCCAAGTCCAGCCTCACGCACCACTTCAAGGTCCTCCGTGAAGCCGGGGTCATCCACCAGCGGCAGTACGGACTCGAACGCCGGAGCCGCCTCCGGCGCGAGGACCTCGAACGGCGCTTCCCCGGCCTGCTCGCGCTCATCGCCGAGACGGGTCAGGACTGAGGCTCCGCTCACCGCGACGGCATCCGGTGCCCCCGCTCATCTAGGGTCGCGTTCATGTGGATCAGGCGTGGCGCCGGTGTGCTCGCGACGGCCGGGGTGCTGGCCGTCGCACTGACCGGGTGCGGGGAGTCGCGCGACTACGCCGTGCCCGATCGCGTGTGCGGCGTTCCCGTGGACGCGGGCGCGCTCTCGCCACTGCTGCCCAATGGCGAGAAGGTCGACGAGAGCCCCGTGGACAAGGGGCCCGAGAGCGTGTCCTGCCGGGTGCGGGTGGACGACTCCCTGGTGGTGCACCTCTCGGGGGACATCACGGATCGCGACACCAGCGCGGTGTCCCTTGAGGACCGAGGGCTGGCGCGGCTCGGGAATCCCGCCCTCACCGAGGGAGTGGGAGACGTGGCCGCGGTGGCGGACATCGGGGCCAAGGCCATGGCCGACTGCGCGTACGAGGGTGAGCCCCGGCAGTTCGTCGGGCTCGTTCAGTTGCCGGGCGAGAATCCGGTCCCCGCTGACGCCGCCGAACGCCGGAACGCTCTCCTGGCGTTCCTGAAGTCCTGGTTCCCCGCGGCGGCGCGGGCTCAAGGCTGCGTGCCGGGCACCTGACGCACCGTGCTCGCCACCCTGGCGGGTTGACGGCTGATACCTGGCCTCCCTAGGTTACCCGACATCGGACATGGGACGTCCCATGTCGGACCTCTAGCCCTCTGAACCCCTCAACGAGGAGGCGGAACCCGGTGAAACCACGTTCAAGACTGGCCGCGACCCTGCTGGCCGCCGTAGCGCTCTGCTTGCCGGTCGCTCCAGTGGCTTCGGCCGCCCCGGCGGCGCCAGGCGGCTGCACGTCCTCGGTGCCGTTCGTTTCGGGCACCGAGGGTTACCACACCTTCCGGATCCCGGCGATCGTGCGCACGGCCACCGGCTCCCTGCTCGCCTTCGCCGAAGGACGCCGCGAGTCGGCGGGCGACTCCGGGGCGATCGAGGTCGTCTCGCGCTCGTCCACCGACGGCGGGTGCACCTGGGGCCCGCTGAAGGTGGTCTCGGCCAATGGCGACGCCACCGCGGGCAACCCGGCCCCGGTGCTCACCCGCGGCGGCGAACTGGTCCTGCTCACCACCCGCAACGGCCGGGTGTCCGAAGACGAGATCATGGCCGGGAAGGTGTCCGAACACGACAGTAGGCGGGTGTTCGTCCAGCGCAGCAAGGACAACGGCCGGACCTGGACCGAGGCCACCGACATCACCGCGGCCACCAAGCAGCCGGACTGGCGCTGGTACGCCACCGGTCCCGGGCATGCGATCGTGCTGCGGCACGGCCCGCACGCGGGCCGGATCGTGGT
The genomic region above belongs to Amycolatopsis sp. YIM 10 and contains:
- a CDS encoding exo-alpha-sialidase yields the protein MKPRSRLAATLLAAVALCLPVAPVASAAPAAPGGCTSSVPFVSGTEGYHTFRIPAIVRTATGSLLAFAEGRRESAGDSGAIEVVSRSSTDGGCTWGPLKVVSANGDATAGNPAPVLTRGGELVLLTTRNGRVSEDEIMAGKVSEHDSRRVFVQRSKDNGRTWTEATDITAATKQPDWRWYATGPGHAIVLRHGPHAGRIVVPANHSGAPPAGSPDVGTEDKYYGGHDLYSDDDGRTWHIGFRDNPTDGVIAPNETTVAELPDGRLYFSSRNQGSAPEHRLGAYSTDGGKTLTAPYQVEESLSGPVVQGSVLQTIVPGVLLFSGPADPAKRRLMQLRISFDGGREWRPGLTVTTGPAAYSDLVQADLTTIGLLYETGVTGTYETVTFQRIPLWRIAG
- a CDS encoding MFS transporter, translating into MTTVPTVTTTHPAPSRSGSRWQAISAAWAVTAVFALSNSPTPLYAYWQHELGYSPGTLTVVFAVYIAGLVLTLLVAGRAADRYGRKRVVVPGILVALVSAVLFMTADSVAALIVARFLVGVSVGIVVSAGMAAVVDLGGEHRRQTTSMLASIAMVFGAGLGPLLGGLVYEVTDRPVEWVFSVNIALLVLALAGYAGLPLPRPAGHGFPWPRLPHVPAPDRVRISSGAAVFGPGLTATSFVLSLGPSLLVLVAGNTSPLLAGGAACLMFLAATGSQLALTRLAVHRLFALGTVSTVLAMSAVVLTLVTRSPALFVASAVLAGAGQGLGQLGGLRLIAQHVESHRRAEANAALNISAYLPAALLTVATGYAVSGWGMAPATATLAATVAIAGLVLGFAAYRTNARE
- a CDS encoding helix-turn-helix transcriptional regulator produces the protein MVTETQRPPLLPEPAADELRLEVVMGALADPLRMTVARKLLLDSDEFDHPCGWFGFDRPKSSLTHHFKVLREAGVIHQRQYGLERRSRLRREDLERRFPGLLALIAETGQD
- a CDS encoding Gfo/Idh/MocA family protein — translated: MEAPVVRWGILAPGGIARLFCAALRQGTRQEIAAVGSRSLERAKAFADEFGAASAYGSYAELVNDPRVDIVYVASPHSEHHAQARLALEAGKPVLVEKAFTRNAAEAEDLVELAKAKQLLLVEAMWARFLPHYDVIGQALADGLIGEVTTVFADHGQPLYPDGPARLASPDLAGGALLDLGVYPVSFAEFALGPFTSVTAVGALTELGVDTQEAITVTNAAGAHGVLHASMLGATPGTASICGTGGRLDIGGPFYGPTWVRLHDRYGKLVDEHAQVADAGHGGLRYQAAEAARCLAAGRTESEIFPLDATVRVMAAMDEIRAQLGVRYPGE